A region of Chitinophaga horti DNA encodes the following proteins:
- a CDS encoding DUF1801 domain-containing protein: MNIDQYIATFPAGTQVLLQQLREAIAQAAPEAEETFNYAMPTFTWHGNLVHFAGYKQHIGFYPAPSGIQAFEKELSVYTSSKGAVQFPLDKPLPLALVKKIVKFRLNENFELAAAKNPFLKLSAPAQRALANKGIKTVKQLAKYSEADILELHGMGKASLPALHAALEAQGLSFK, encoded by the coding sequence ATGAACATCGATCAATACATAGCCACTTTCCCCGCCGGCACCCAGGTGTTACTGCAGCAATTGCGGGAAGCGATTGCACAGGCCGCGCCGGAAGCGGAGGAAACCTTTAATTACGCGATGCCGACATTTACGTGGCACGGTAACCTCGTTCATTTTGCCGGCTATAAACAGCACATTGGCTTTTACCCCGCCCCCTCTGGTATCCAAGCTTTTGAAAAGGAGCTGTCGGTGTATACCTCCTCTAAAGGGGCCGTGCAGTTCCCGCTGGATAAACCGTTGCCGCTGGCCCTGGTAAAAAAGATCGTGAAGTTCAGACTAAATGAAAACTTTGAACTGGCGGCGGCTAAAAATCCCTTCCTGAAGTTATCGGCCCCGGCGCAGCGTGCACTGGCCAATAAGGGCATCAAAACGGTGAAACAGCTTGCCAAATATAGCGAAGCCGACATCCTGGAGCTGCATGGCATGGGAAAGGCATCGCTGCCTGCACTACACGCCGCGTTAGAGGCGCAGGGATTGTCGTTCAAATGA
- a CDS encoding phytanoyl-CoA dioxygenase family protein, with translation MKEVLSTQQIAQFIRDGYVRIDQAFSRETAEAAVNILWKDLPVDRHDPSTWTQPVIRLGMYSQAPFIEAANSTMLQAAFDQLAGVGRWAPCRAMGTFPVRFPAPGEPNDTGWHVDVSFPGDDPTDYFQWRSNIRSKGRALLMLFLFSDTGEQDAPTRILAGSHQDVARVLAPAGDEGLSLMELATQIPGFPARSEVLATGAAGTVYLCHPFLVHAAQPHHGSHPRFLAQPPLFFRGAPEVDAESPVGQAIQLALRK, from the coding sequence ATGAAAGAAGTACTAAGTACACAACAAATAGCACAGTTTATCCGCGACGGGTATGTCCGCATCGATCAGGCTTTCTCCCGCGAAACAGCCGAAGCTGCTGTAAATATTCTCTGGAAAGATTTACCGGTAGATCGGCACGATCCTTCCACCTGGACGCAGCCCGTTATACGATTGGGTATGTACTCCCAGGCGCCGTTTATCGAAGCGGCCAATTCCACCATGTTACAGGCGGCCTTTGATCAATTAGCGGGGGTGGGCAGATGGGCCCCCTGTCGCGCCATGGGCACTTTTCCCGTTCGCTTTCCGGCACCGGGCGAACCGAATGACACCGGCTGGCATGTAGATGTAAGTTTCCCCGGCGACGATCCAACGGATTATTTTCAGTGGCGATCCAATATACGGTCGAAGGGCCGCGCATTGCTGATGCTCTTCCTGTTCTCTGATACCGGTGAGCAGGATGCGCCCACCCGTATACTCGCAGGCTCGCACCAGGACGTGGCCCGGGTGCTGGCACCTGCCGGCGACGAAGGCCTGTCATTGATGGAGCTTGCTACGCAGATCCCCGGCTTCCCGGCACGCTCGGAAGTACTGGCTACCGGTGCCGCCGGTACGGTATACCTCTGTCATCCATTCCTGGTGCATGCCGCCCAACCGCATCATGGCTCGCATCCACGTTTCCTCGCGCAACCGCCATTGTTTTTCCGCGGGGCGCCGGAAGTGGATGCGGAGAGTCCGGTAGGCCAGGCGATACAGCTGGCGTTGCGTAAGTAA